TAGGCACCAGGTTatgcccaaaataaataaatacaatttggaAAAACACTGCAGAAAAGAGGTGCATGTAGCAGTGATGAAGACGTGCTGCGGCGCGTCACTGGAGCCAGGGGTGAGCCAACAGCTGCTCAAAGTCAGGTCGCTCCTCCGGACGGATGCAAAGACATTTGTCCATGAAATCCTGGCAGTCTGAGAAAAATCACAAGAGCAAAGATAAATGTTGGAACCTGATACATTTATCCAAAaccataaacaaaaaataaaatcaagttgTGTTGTAGACAGAGAAAAAATGGATGAAAACCCCACAGTCTGGATTAGAGTgagagaataataataatcataataataataatacgtttATCTGTGGGGCGCTGTCATAATAAGGACTTTAGACGTCCTGAGCAGGTTCACCACTTATCAAGAGTAAACCAGCGTGGAACTGCTCTGGAGTGAGAAGAAAAGCTCCACAGTTTTTGGGGCGTCTTACCTTTAGATGCTTTCAAATTCATATTCAGTTTGTTTTCCAGGAACCGTTTGGTGTCAAAGTTGTCACTTCCCAGGAGTTCGTACAACACCACCCCCAGCTGCCACACGGTGAAAGGAATGGCCCTGTACTGCTGCTGTAGTTGACATTCAGGAGGGCAAATGTCCCACGTACCTGCAATAAAGAGCAGACAGATTAGACAGACAGAAGGTATAAAAGGTGCCAATCCAGAGATTAGGAGCACGAGCCAAACAGTATACCTGTAAAATCTTTGTACCATCCCTCCTTTGCATGTGTGCCACAACCAAAATCGATAATTCTCACTCGTTCACGTGTCGTCTCAATCAGGATATTTTCTACCTTGATGTCCCGATGAAAGACACCCTGTGCATGGAGGATCACGGCTGCAAGGACCAACTGGTGCATGATGTACTGAAAGACAGCAACAGGAGACTGATGACATCAGcaagacaacaacaacacaacaaccagtgtgtgtgtgtgtgtgtgtgtgtgtgtgtgtg
This window of the Thalassophryne amazonica unplaced genomic scaffold, fThaAma1.1, whole genome shotgun sequence genome carries:
- the LOC117505962 gene encoding serine/threonine-protein kinase pim-2-like — translated: MHQLVLAAVILHAQGVFHRDIKVENILIETTRERVRIIDFGCGTHAKEGWYKDFTGTWDICPPECQLQQQYRAIPFTVWQLGVVLYELLGSDNFDTKRFLENKLNMNLKASKDCQDFMDKCLCIRPEERPDFEQLLAHPWLQ